The region ACCCCCCCGGCCTGCCTCTGCGTATCTGGCCAGGACTATCCCTCCCCTTTGAGATGCTCTCTTCCGAGGCTCTTGGTTTCAGCGCCGGCGCTCTTTCGAAGACCCTCTCCGGGGATAGTGTTCCGATAATTCCATCATCCTGCATTTTCGCCTAGTGCTTTCTTCAATTCCTTGCAGAACAAGAGTTAGCCGGGCTGCTCCCCTCTATAGAAAAGTGGTTCCAAGAGCTACATTTTGGGTTCGGAAGAGCAACTGCGGTTCGATATGATGGCCCGGATGCGAATTTACACTGCTCTGCTGCTCTCTGTGCTTTCTGGCGTCATTTCTTTTGCCCAGTCCCCGGCTGACTCGGGCCGCTGGACCGAACAGGCAGCGAACGCCTGGTACGCTCGCCAGCCCTGGCTGGTAGGGGCCAATTACGTCCCTTCTGATGCCATCAACCAGCTTGAGATGTTCCAGGAGGCCACTTTTAACCCGGATCTCAATGACCGGGAGCTGGGCCTGGCGGAATCCATCGGCATGAACACCATGCGGGTCTTTCTGCAGGATCAGCTTTGGCAGCAGGACCCCAAAGGATTTGTCCGGCGTCTGGACGCGTTCCTCGCCATCGCTTCCCGGCATCACATCCGCCCGATCCTCGTTCTCTTCGATTCCTGCTGGGAACCCAACCCCCATCTGGGTCCACAGCACCCGCCCATTCCGGGAGTCCACAACTCAGGCTGGGTCCAGAGCCCCGGAGGGAAGGAGCTTTCCGACCCTTCTTACGAGCCTAAGCTGAAGGAATATGTCGTCGGTGTCGTCTCAGCCTTTGCCAAGGACGACCGCGTGCTCGCCTGGGATATCTGGAATGAGCCCGACAACACCAACGGCGGCCGCTTTGACGAGCCGAAGAACAAGGTCGAGCTGGTCGAGGCGATGTTGCCCAAGGCCTTCTCCTGGGCGCGGTCCGCCCATCCCACCCAGCCGCTTACCAGTGGAGTGTGGGCTGGCAACTGGAGCGACCCCGCGAAGGAGAGCCCCGTCACGAAGATCCAGCTCGCCGAGAGCGACGTCATCAGCTTCCATAACTACGGCTGGCCCGAGGAGTTCGAAGCCCGGGTAAAATCACTTGAGCCCCTGCACCGGCCTATCATCTGCACCGAATACATGGCACGCGGAAGCGGAAGCACCTTCGATACCATCCTGCCCCTCGCCAAAAAACTAAACGTCGCGGCTATCAATTGGGGACTCGTGGCGGGCAAGACGCAAACCTATCTGCCGTGGGATTCCTGGCAGCATCCTTATGTCCTTTCGCAGCCGACCATCTGGTTCCACGAGGTCTTTCGGCACGACGGTACTCCCTACCGCCAGCGCGAGACCGATCTCATCCACGAGTTAACTGGCCGTGGCACAGGGATTGCCCCGAAGCAAGAGGCAGGCTCCTAGCCCCGTTCCTCAGGTTCATTTGTCAGACCAGCACTGGTAACGAATCCTTCGGGATTTGTGATCAGTGACGTGTCATGCCGTGGCCGAGGCCATTTAAGCTATCTCCGATACGCCTGCGGCTACTTTGACCGGATTGCGCACTCCCCGTTGGTGCGGAACCGGATCTGCTGCCCCTGGTCTGCCGACTTGGATCGTTGGATCGGGGACAAGAAGATCGAACAATCAGGTCTCCATTTCAGACTCTCCGCCGGCGTATTCCTCCAGGAGGAGTATCTGCAATGCGTTTGATGAAAAATCCCATCCTTATCTCGCTGGTGCTCTTTGCCGCCGTAGCCTATGCCCCGGCCAGTCATCTGGTCGCTTACGATGCCACATCCTGCAATGTGTGCCCTTCAGATGTTGCGGCAGGCATCCAATAGAAAGTCGAGGAACACGGCACTGACCTTTGCCCGCTGGAAGCATGAGATCTACAAGCCCGTCTGGATGCACCCGCTTATCTTTATCTCGGGGGCTACTGCGCTGGGGTTCCTTTTTGCGCTGCAGGACTGGAACAGCCGGATGCGGTTCTGGAACGAGTACAAGATCACACTGTCTCTTCTGCTGAAGGCATGGGGAGCGCAGTACTTTATCTGGGGTGTGCTCTGCTGGCTGCTCTGGTGGACGCTGCGCTCGAAGATCTACACAGCGAACTTGAAGACCATGCTGGTCGTCTTCTTTCCGTTGAGCCTGCTCGCCTGCGTGGTCGAGGAGATGATCTGGGTCGCACTCTTTCCCCATCTTCCGATGGGTAAGCCATTCATGCCGTTTTGGCAACGGCTGTCGTTCCATCTGGATGCGGAGCTGATCGACTCGCTCGTCCTCTTCTGGTCTGCCTTCTTTCTCTTTCGCGGAATCGGCTACTACCAGCGTTATCGCGAGAAGGAACGCATGGCGACCCAGCTGCAATCGCAACTGGTACAGGCACAAATGCGTGCTCTGCGTATGCAACTCAATCCCCACTTCCTCTTCAACACCATGAACGGAATCTCCAGCCTTATGAGGACTGATATTGCCGCGGCCGATCTCATGCTGGAACAACTCAGCCGGCTTCTGCGTATAACGTTGCATCGCGGGGAGGCCCAGTTCATCCCATTAAGCGACGAGATGGAATTTATTGAGATGTATCTGGCCATGCAGGACCGGAGATACGCCGGTCGCGTGCATCAGAAGATGTCGATTGATCCATCGGTGCACGATGCCATTGTTCCGACTATGATTCTTCAGCCCATCGTCGAAAACGCCTATGCACACGGCCTTTCAAGGCTTAGCGCGAATGGTGTGCTCTCGATCGAGGCAGAGTCGGAAGACTCCGTACTCCATCTCAGCGTTACCAATACCGGTCTCGGTCTGCATCCGCCGAATCGTTCGTCCAGTGGCAACGGTGTAGGTCTGACCAATGTTCAGGATCGCCTTCGTATGCATTATGGAGACGATCAGAGCCTCACAA is a window of Edaphobacter sp. 12200R-103 DNA encoding:
- a CDS encoding cellulase family glycosylhydrolase, which gives rise to MRIYTALLLSVLSGVISFAQSPADSGRWTEQAANAWYARQPWLVGANYVPSDAINQLEMFQEATFNPDLNDRELGLAESIGMNTMRVFLQDQLWQQDPKGFVRRLDAFLAIASRHHIRPILVLFDSCWEPNPHLGPQHPPIPGVHNSGWVQSPGGKELSDPSYEPKLKEYVVGVVSAFAKDDRVLAWDIWNEPDNTNGGRFDEPKNKVELVEAMLPKAFSWARSAHPTQPLTSGVWAGNWSDPAKESPVTKIQLAESDVISFHNYGWPEEFEARVKSLEPLHRPIICTEYMARGSGSTFDTILPLAKKLNVAAINWGLVAGKTQTYLPWDSWQHPYVLSQPTIWFHEVFRHDGTPYRQRETDLIHELTGRGTGIAPKQEAGS
- a CDS encoding sensor histidine kinase; this encodes MLRQASNRKSRNTALTFARWKHEIYKPVWMHPLIFISGATALGFLFALQDWNSRMRFWNEYKITLSLLLKAWGAQYFIWGVLCWLLWWTLRSKIYTANLKTMLVVFFPLSLLACVVEEMIWVALFPHLPMGKPFMPFWQRLSFHLDAELIDSLVLFWSAFFLFRGIGYYQRYREKERMATQLQSQLVQAQMRALRMQLNPHFLFNTMNGISSLMRTDIAAADLMLEQLSRLLRITLHRGEAQFIPLSDEMEFIEMYLAMQDRRYAGRVHQKMSIDPSVHDAIVPTMILQPIVENAYAHGLSRLSANGVLSIEAESEDSVLHLSVTNTGLGLHPPNRSSSGNGVGLTNVQDRLRMHYGDDQSLTIAELEGGLVQVVIRLPLRFATRPTEQTTGYGV